In one window of Shewanella goraebulensis DNA:
- a CDS encoding magnesium transporter: MKLINKALAYDSILETNEDTSPTHIEFTHYTQNEQVALLTSMPIEDAVNILGECSVIHVQKLIAELDIIGEDVRARHYAHQLGIILSEVEPHKGYLNTGVFAHVQQRIGWIIGLALLGIVSGLIIASYEDTLSQLMLLAIYMPVIAAAGGNTGAQAATLVIRALATGELKKRQWLSVLWKESRVALVIGLVIALVIVARVMLFSDGMSTGGFDLELIACAIAVALFIQITISTTLGGVLPIIARACKLDPAVLVSPLLASIVDISGLMIYFSIVNAFLGIS, from the coding sequence ATGAAGCTTATAAATAAAGCTTTAGCTTACGATTCAATTCTAGAAACGAATGAAGACACCAGCCCAACCCATATAGAATTTACTCACTACACTCAAAATGAACAAGTAGCATTATTAACCTCAATGCCTATTGAGGATGCAGTCAATATTCTTGGTGAGTGTTCAGTTATTCATGTCCAAAAGTTAATCGCTGAATTAGATATTATTGGTGAAGATGTTAGAGCGAGACATTATGCACATCAGCTAGGCATAATTCTTTCAGAAGTTGAGCCCCATAAAGGTTATTTAAATACCGGGGTGTTTGCACATGTGCAACAAAGAATAGGCTGGATTATTGGTCTGGCTTTGTTAGGCATTGTTTCAGGTTTAATTATTGCAAGTTATGAAGATACTCTCAGTCAATTAATGTTATTGGCTATTTATATGCCTGTGATTGCTGCCGCTGGCGGTAACACTGGAGCTCAGGCCGCAACTTTAGTGATTAGAGCTTTGGCCACTGGAGAGCTTAAGAAGCGCCAGTGGTTGTCAGTATTGTGGAAAGAAAGCAGAGTTGCGTTAGTCATTGGTTTGGTGATCGCACTGGTTATTGTGGCAAGGGTGATGCTTTTTAGTGATGGTATGTCTACTGGTGGCTTTGATTTAGAACTCATTGCCTGTGCGATAGCTGTTGCGTTGTTTATTCAAATAACAATATCAACCACTTTAGGCGGCGTATTACCTATTATTGCAAGGGCCTGTAAACTAGATCCTGCAGTACTTGTTAGTCCGTTACTCGCATCTATTGTTGATATATCAGGTTTGATGATTTACTTCAGTATTGTGAATGCTTTTCTAGGGATAAGTTGA